One stretch of Thalassovita sp. DNA includes these proteins:
- a CDS encoding autotransporter outer membrane beta-barrel domain-containing protein: MSYLNNVGFPQTGGKASAELTVTAPPSGAPSLTQVFSGDPATGGETVTLSFTLTNTDPTNPATLITFTEDFDTPLSGTTLLADVTDPCGSGSSITGAGTGTMTFAGGSLAARSQCNFDVTVQLPASPTAGDYLFTSSTVQAEVNGDTVFSAAGASDTLTVSDNPTPTVSLSITDVADLAVSGEATATVTLNNTAGVDATSVGFNLPLTPTLTSSISVSVPVAPVGDCTLGTAFTQSLSGQTILSLTNATILANSSCSFDVTITLPGDHPAGDFTLTIDELTGTIGGGSFVGAGASDTFSVNAGIADVSMRKSFDSFGIPGGTVGVTYELSNRSLLPVTDIGFTDAIVAAVAGSTGFAVDTNTCNGTATGGSSLTVSGASMAASGSCEITGTLTLGAGVAGGDYLSTTSDITATLDGFSAATIGNSAASATLEVQEISLDFAFDDDSVLPGQNSTVSITLTNNGSVAAPITNITVGLSPINFSAAFVSTLSNTCGSSEAPVTGFIAYTGGSVPAGSSCSIQAEFSVPNSATQQDARVTAAANVGTVLSQDDIIRVGGPLPDGGTLSLTKAFVDASVEEGANTDVTFTITNESADLAVNTIVFSDDLDAFRSGTTLVSTVSDTCTATGSGPGASVINFSNINLAAGASCAITVRLAMDVTGDLGDFTNTTSTISGDVSSVTVTGTAASDSILVQSNVAPTFTKTFPSGSINQNGQTTVEYTISMPVALGSFNQLTFDDALGSAISGATLVSVPSNGSCGAGSQFGGTGTDTMTMRFGGLSGGESCTFTATIGITSAPEGSVTSTSGDLFNATTALVAGASASLTVNPAPPDLAIAFAANPVAEGLSSTLTYTIDASTISTAISGMGFTNTLPSGMVLATPTSATSTCGGTLTAVSGSSNVSLTGGALAANGTCAISVDVFAATPGAYANTTSVLSTNLGDGAAGSATLTVNAAPQPPFAQAFAPDSMQEGQTSTLTFTIDNSGAFVEANTMAFTNNLPSGLVIASTPNITNTCNGTPTAVASSSVVSLAGGTVAAGATCTLSVDVTSVTANTYVNLSGDLTTNLGNSGTSTDTLTVTATPVPTFAQVFSPDSMLEGAVSTLTYTIDNSGAFIAATALDFTNNLPSGLVVAGTPNVVNSCSGTVTAVANSAVISLTGGTAAAGATCTLSVDVTTVSAASYVNTTGDLTSNIGNSGTSSDSLAVNAPPVPPLAKTYTPSTVTQGEVTTVSFSIDNSAALLPVTAVNVTDTFAASMTVATVANTSIGANCVGGTLTAVPGTTSVTYTGGSVTAGQTCTISYDVVALNTGALANTLTMTSSLGPNTAPSTLTVNPAPAPTITHAFAPSSIEQDDFSTLTVTIDNSAAFIAAGSLGLQGDLSAAVLIANDGAARVPTNSCGGTLLAPNNSNRMQLSGGNIPAQGSCVITVDVTSSTIGNFTNTLSGSTSTLGASTLPAPAALEVVAHTTAEVTFEVATDTDGDFGFASTEAAFTFTLTTSSGEGTEGPISVDAGSYSVAVSAPSGIGITAMSCNDSDSTATLDGSTFSLVLAAREQVTCTVTSRETLQRTVDTIHNFLHRRSTLILANPPSRSRRLDRMNSAGTGGQTLSFAQGDILSMLPVDFDPMAVSSGSFSLSSSLQQAREARAMALLAHDPYKTNMFVENSKWDLWFEGSFSKFEGSSDSEGHFGIAYIGLDYVVSRDLLVGALVQFDQMEDSSEINGSSVEGRGWMVGPYVTARLRDNLIFDGRFALGKSTNDISPFGTYTDTFETSRVLIEASLSGQYLVQGWTVSPNVSLAYLHEKQKSYVDSLNVTIPAQTVSLGQLRFGPNVSRRFTQPDGSSFEPFVSLDGIYTFGSSDDIVSAEATKEAEGLRARVEAGFTTTNEHGTQLSVRANYDGIGLSDFESYGVSVKLNIPLQ; encoded by the coding sequence TTGAGTTACCTCAATAACGTGGGTTTCCCGCAAACTGGGGGCAAAGCCTCCGCCGAGCTGACCGTCACGGCGCCCCCCTCTGGCGCGCCGTCGCTGACCCAGGTGTTTTCCGGCGACCCGGCAACGGGGGGTGAAACCGTTACCCTGTCCTTCACGCTGACAAACACGGATCCAACAAACCCGGCGACGTTGATCACCTTCACTGAGGATTTCGATACCCCGCTGAGCGGAACCACCCTGTTGGCAGACGTCACGGATCCCTGTGGCAGTGGCTCATCGATCACCGGTGCCGGCACCGGGACCATGACCTTCGCAGGTGGTTCGTTGGCAGCCCGCTCGCAGTGTAACTTTGATGTCACCGTGCAACTGCCCGCCAGCCCAACCGCTGGGGACTATCTGTTCACCAGCTCCACCGTTCAGGCCGAGGTCAATGGCGACACCGTCTTTTCGGCCGCAGGTGCCAGCGACACGCTGACCGTCAGCGATAACCCGACACCGACCGTAAGCCTGAGCATCACGGACGTTGCCGATCTTGCTGTTTCGGGCGAAGCCACCGCCACTGTAACCCTGAACAACACCGCCGGTGTTGACGCCACTTCGGTCGGCTTTAATCTGCCTCTGACGCCTACGCTCACCAGTTCAATCAGCGTCAGCGTTCCCGTCGCTCCGGTTGGCGACTGTACCCTGGGCACTGCGTTTACTCAGTCCCTCAGTGGTCAAACCATCCTTTCCCTGACAAACGCAACGATTTTGGCGAATAGCAGTTGTAGCTTTGATGTGACCATCACCCTGCCCGGCGATCACCCTGCCGGGGATTTCACCCTGACGATTGATGAGCTGACCGGCACCATCGGCGGCGGCTCCTTTGTGGGTGCTGGTGCGTCTGATACCTTCTCGGTCAATGCAGGTATCGCCGATGTGTCGATGCGCAAAAGCTTTGACAGCTTTGGCATTCCGGGTGGCACTGTCGGCGTAACCTATGAGCTGAGCAATCGCTCGCTGCTGCCTGTTACGGATATTGGCTTCACCGACGCCATTGTTGCCGCAGTCGCGGGTTCCACCGGGTTCGCTGTTGACACCAACACCTGTAACGGCACGGCAACTGGCGGGTCGTCCCTGACCGTTTCGGGTGCTTCAATGGCCGCCAGCGGTTCCTGTGAGATCACCGGCACGCTGACACTTGGCGCCGGGGTTGCCGGGGGCGATTACCTCAGCACGACCAGCGATATCACAGCCACGCTCGACGGCTTCTCCGCCGCGACCATCGGCAATTCCGCGGCCTCCGCCACTCTGGAAGTGCAGGAAATCTCGCTTGATTTTGCCTTTGACGATGACTCGGTTCTGCCAGGTCAAAACTCTACAGTCTCAATCACACTCACCAACAACGGCTCCGTTGCAGCGCCAATCACCAACATTACAGTTGGCCTGTCACCGATCAATTTCAGCGCTGCTTTTGTCAGCACTCTTTCCAATACCTGTGGTAGCAGCGAAGCGCCGGTAACGGGCTTCATTGCCTATACTGGCGGCTCAGTGCCTGCTGGCAGCTCCTGCTCTATCCAAGCTGAATTCAGTGTGCCCAACTCGGCAACGCAACAAGACGCGCGGGTCACTGCAGCCGCAAACGTGGGCACAGTTCTTAGCCAAGACGACATCATCCGTGTAGGTGGTCCTTTGCCTGATGGCGGCACCCTGTCGCTGACCAAAGCTTTTGTGGATGCGTCGGTTGAAGAAGGTGCAAACACTGATGTGACCTTCACGATCACCAATGAATCGGCAGATCTGGCGGTGAACACCATCGTTTTCAGCGATGATCTGGACGCGTTCCGTAGCGGCACCACCTTGGTCAGTACCGTCAGTGACACCTGTACGGCAACTGGATCGGGCCCCGGCGCAAGCGTCATCAACTTCTCCAACATCAATCTGGCCGCCGGTGCCAGCTGTGCGATCACGGTGCGTCTTGCGATGGATGTGACCGGGGATCTGGGTGATTTCACCAACACCACCAGCACGATCAGCGGTGATGTGTCTTCGGTAACCGTGACCGGCACGGCCGCATCTGACAGCATCCTGGTGCAGTCCAACGTTGCGCCAACCTTCACCAAGACCTTCCCCTCGGGCTCGATCAATCAGAACGGTCAGACCACGGTGGAATACACCATCTCTATGCCCGTCGCTCTGGGATCGTTTAACCAGCTGACCTTTGACGATGCGCTTGGTTCCGCAATCAGCGGCGCAACCCTGGTCTCTGTTCCCAGCAATGGCAGCTGTGGCGCCGGTTCGCAGTTTGGTGGCACCGGCACTGACACGATGACCATGCGGTTTGGGGGCCTGTCGGGCGGCGAAAGCTGTACCTTCACCGCCACCATCGGCATCACCTCCGCGCCGGAAGGATCCGTGACCAGCACCTCGGGTGATCTGTTCAACGCAACCACCGCATTGGTTGCCGGTGCGTCGGCATCGCTGACCGTCAATCCCGCGCCGCCGGATCTGGCCATTGCCTTTGCCGCCAATCCGGTTGCGGAAGGTCTGTCCTCCACTTTGACCTACACGATTGATGCCTCAACGATCTCAACCGCGATCAGCGGTATGGGCTTCACCAACACCCTGCCGTCGGGCATGGTGCTGGCAACACCGACAAGCGCAACAAGCACCTGTGGTGGCACGCTGACAGCGGTTTCGGGCAGCAGCAACGTATCCCTCACCGGGGGTGCGCTGGCGGCAAATGGCACTTGCGCCATCTCGGTTGACGTGTTTGCCGCAACCCCTGGCGCCTATGCCAACACCACCTCAGTGCTGAGCACAAACCTTGGTGATGGCGCGGCCGGCAGCGCGACGCTGACCGTCAATGCAGCGCCGCAGCCACCATTTGCCCAAGCCTTCGCACCTGACAGCATGCAGGAAGGTCAAACCTCAACCCTGACCTTCACCATCGACAACTCAGGTGCCTTTGTTGAGGCAAACACCATGGCCTTCACCAACAACCTGCCCTCAGGTCTGGTGATTGCCAGCACGCCCAACATCACCAACACCTGTAATGGGACGCCGACTGCGGTTGCATCCTCCTCGGTTGTCAGCCTCGCGGGCGGCACCGTGGCGGCTGGGGCCACCTGTACGCTGTCGGTTGATGTGACCTCTGTCACCGCCAACACCTACGTCAACCTCAGCGGTGACCTGACCACGAACCTGGGCAACAGCGGCACCTCGACCGACACGCTGACGGTCACTGCCACGCCGGTGCCCACCTTTGCACAGGTCTTCTCCCCCGACAGCATGCTGGAAGGGGCGGTTTCCACGCTGACTTACACCATCGACAACTCGGGCGCGTTCATTGCGGCGACGGCGCTGGATTTCACCAACAACCTGCCTTCAGGTCTGGTGGTTGCCGGCACCCCGAACGTCGTGAACAGCTGTAGTGGCACGGTCACCGCGGTTGCCAATTCCGCTGTGATCAGCCTCACCGGGGGCACGGCGGCAGCGGGCGCAACCTGTACGCTGTCGGTGGATGTGACCACCGTGTCTGCGGCGAGCTATGTGAACACAACCGGCGACCTGACGTCGAACATCGGCAACAGCGGCACCTCCTCGGATTCGCTGGCAGTCAACGCCCCGCCGGTCCCGCCACTGGCCAAAACCTATACGCCCTCCACCGTCACCCAGGGTGAAGTGACCACCGTGTCCTTCAGCATCGACAACTCGGCCGCCTTGCTGCCGGTGACTGCGGTGAATGTGACCGATACCTTTGCCGCCAGCATGACCGTTGCGACCGTGGCAAACACTTCGATCGGGGCAAACTGTGTGGGCGGGACGCTGACAGCGGTGCCCGGCACCACCTCGGTGACCTATACCGGCGGGTCGGTGACAGCGGGTCAGACCTGTACCATCAGCTATGACGTTGTCGCGCTGAACACCGGGGCCCTGGCCAATACGCTGACCATGACCTCGTCGCTGGGGCCGAATACCGCGCCTTCGACACTGACAGTGAACCCGGCCCCGGCCCCAACGATCACCCATGCCTTCGCGCCAAGCTCGATCGAACAGGACGATTTCAGCACGCTGACCGTGACCATCGACAACTCAGCCGCCTTTATCGCAGCTGGCAGCCTTGGCCTGCAGGGTGATCTGTCAGCGGCGGTTCTGATCGCCAATGACGGGGCCGCCCGCGTGCCGACCAACAGCTGTGGCGGTACATTGCTGGCGCCTAACAACTCCAACCGGATGCAGCTGTCGGGCGGCAACATCCCGGCACAGGGCAGCTGTGTGATTACCGTTGATGTGACCTCGTCCACCATCGGCAACTTCACCAACACCCTGAGCGGTTCGACCAGCACATTGGGGGCCAGCACCCTGCCCGCCCCTGCCGCGCTGGAGGTTGTTGCCCACACCACCGCCGAAGTGACCTTTGAGGTGGCAACGGACACCGATGGTGACTTTGGGTTCGCATCTACTGAAGCAGCCTTTACCTTCACCCTGACAACCAGCTCAGGAGAAGGCACCGAAGGTCCGATCTCGGTCGATGCAGGCAGCTATTCGGTGGCTGTTTCGGCCCCCAGCGGCATCGGCATCACCGCGATGAGCTGTAACGACAGCGACAGCACCGCAACGCTGGATGGCAGCACCTTCTCACTGGTGCTGGCCGCGCGGGAACAGGTCACCTGTACCGTCACCAGCCGTGAAACGCTGCAGCGTACCGTGGACACGATCCACAACTTCCTGCATCGCCGCAGCACGCTGATCCTGGCCAACCCGCCCAGCCGGTCCCGCCGTCTGGATCGGATGAACTCGGCCGGTACGGGTGGTCAAACGCTGAGCTTCGCACAGGGCGACATCCTGTCGATGCTGCCGGTGGACTTCGATCCGATGGCCGTCAGCTCGGGCAGTTTCTCGCTCAGCAGCTCGCTGCAGCAGGCCCGCGAAGCCCGTGCCATGGCGCTGCTGGCGCATGATCCCTACAAGACCAACATGTTTGTTGAGAACTCCAAGTGGGATCTGTGGTTCGAAGGCAGCTTCAGCAAGTTTGAGGGCAGCTCGGACTCCGAAGGTCACTTTGGCATCGCCTATATCGGTCTAGATTACGTGGTCTCACGCGATCTGTTGGTCGGGGCATTGGTGCAGTTTGACCAGATGGAGGACAGTTCCGAAATCAACGGCTCCAGCGTAGAGGGACGTGGCTGGATGGTTGGTCCCTATGTGACCGCCCGTCTGCGCGACAACCTGATCTTCGATGGCCGTTTCGCCCTGGGCAAATCGACCAACGATATCTCGCCCTTCGGCACCTACACTGACACGTTTGAAACCAGCCGCGTGCTGATTGAGGCCTCGCTCAGCGGGCAGTATCTGGTGCAGGGTTGGACAGTGTCGCCAAACGTGTCGCTGGCCTATCTGCATGAGAAGCAAAAGTCCTACGTCGACAGTCTGAACGTCACCATCCCGGCGCAGACCGTCAGCCTTGGTCAGCTGCGCTTTGGTCCCAATGTGTCGCGCCGCTTCACCCAACCCGATGGCTCCAGCTTTGAGCCTTTCGTATCGCTAGACGGCATCTACACCTTCGGCTCCAGCGATGACATCGTCTCGGCCGAAGCCACAAAAGAGGCCGAAGGGCTGCGCGCCCGGGTTGAGGCAGGCTTCACCACCACAAATGAGCACGGCACGCAGCTGAGTGTCCGGGCCAATTACGATGGTATCGGCCTGTCGGACTTTGAAAGCTACGGGGTCTCAGTCAAGCTGAACATCCCGCTGCAATAA